The following coding sequences are from one Luteimonas sp. S4-F44 window:
- a CDS encoding acyl-CoA thioesterase, producing MPPIPDAPATEARMLEIVFPDHTNHLGTLFGGQALAWMDKAAFIAASRYARLTVVTARSEQVDFKLPIRQGQLVETIARVVEVGRTSMQVEVEVIAEDLISGERELCTRGRFVMIALDSRGRPAQVRALPKDA from the coding sequence ATGCCCCCCATTCCCGATGCACCAGCCACCGAAGCCCGGATGCTGGAGATCGTCTTCCCCGATCACACCAACCACCTGGGCACGCTATTCGGCGGCCAGGCGTTGGCGTGGATGGACAAGGCCGCGTTCATCGCCGCCTCGCGCTATGCGCGGCTGACCGTGGTCACCGCGCGTTCGGAGCAGGTGGATTTCAAGCTGCCGATCCGCCAAGGGCAGCTGGTGGAGACGATCGCGCGCGTGGTCGAGGTCGGGCGCACCTCGATGCAGGTGGAGGTCGAGGTGATCGCCGAGGACCTGATCAGCGGCGAGCGCGAGCTGTGCACGCGCGGGCGCTTTGTGATGATCGCGCTCGACTCGCGCGGCCGGCCGGCGCAGGTCCGCGCCTTGCCCAAGGACGCCTGA
- a CDS encoding TonB-dependent receptor, which translates to MPRACLRRSPACASLLLAFSAAGPGTIAAQERGPVELQRVEAVVSTATRSERLLSDVPVRTELLRGEDIALRGVTDFSRVAELINGLRVESNCQNCNTSEVQLLGMGGAYSQLLFDGAPLLSTLGSVYGLEQIPAAFIDRVEVVKGGGSALYGPGAVAGVINLIPPRPARSGGFVQAGIELQQGEPMRTVDGRVDRVAADGRGGLSVVGQWAKHDPIDFNDDGYSEIAGKDQRVAGVQAWRALGEADTLRAHYLLTREDRRGGNRFDRPEWQANIAESLETEYHRGGVHWERIVDETADLTLGYAFAFIRRHSFYGGLGDVETDPAAPGFEAGALDPDVPGSPAATAFDQYGYTVNPLHYLDGQYTLRHGAHALAFGLQYRRESVRDDQRDATGTTLRRGERETFSNLGAFVQDEWTIAEDVDLVLGARLDRHSALDDPILSPRIALAWQARDAVKLRAGVSTGFRAPEVFSEDLHVDTLGAEPVRIRNAEGLDEERATTAMLGIDWRPVAANGRLSWDATVSATRLRDTFVLGEIREDADGLYQLRSNASGSRVAGFESNLGWQASDDLSLSAGVAWYRNRYDDAQVVFDDRDAGGSTVLATREALKSPRWGGQAQLVWSPSPLIDAFVGVKYTGRMQALHHNAAALVRTRDFWVVDVGTTWHLGRGARHWDLALGLRNLLDQRQRDLETGAGRDSDYVYGPRFARSAYASARFNF; encoded by the coding sequence ATGCCGCGCGCCTGCCTCCGGCGATCGCCGGCCTGCGCATCGCTGCTGCTCGCGTTCAGTGCCGCAGGCCCGGGCACCATCGCCGCGCAGGAGCGCGGCCCGGTCGAGTTGCAGCGCGTCGAGGCGGTGGTCAGCACCGCCACGCGCAGCGAGCGCTTGCTCTCCGACGTGCCGGTGCGCACCGAACTGCTGCGCGGCGAGGACATCGCGTTGCGCGGGGTGACCGATTTCTCGCGCGTCGCCGAGCTGATCAACGGTCTGCGCGTGGAGAGCAACTGTCAGAACTGCAATACCTCCGAGGTCCAGCTGCTGGGGATGGGCGGCGCCTACAGCCAGCTGCTGTTCGATGGCGCGCCGCTGTTGTCGACGCTGGGCAGCGTGTACGGGCTTGAGCAGATCCCGGCCGCGTTCATCGATCGTGTCGAGGTCGTCAAGGGCGGTGGATCGGCGCTCTACGGACCCGGGGCGGTGGCCGGCGTCATCAATCTGATCCCGCCCCGCCCTGCTCGCAGCGGCGGCTTCGTGCAGGCCGGCATCGAGCTGCAGCAGGGCGAGCCGATGCGCACCGTGGATGGCCGTGTGGACCGGGTGGCGGCCGACGGCCGAGGCGGACTGTCTGTCGTGGGCCAGTGGGCCAAGCACGACCCGATCGACTTCAACGACGACGGTTACAGCGAGATCGCCGGCAAGGACCAGCGCGTCGCCGGCGTGCAGGCCTGGCGCGCGCTGGGAGAGGCCGACACGCTGCGCGCGCACTACCTGCTCACCCGCGAGGACCGCCGCGGCGGCAATCGCTTCGACAGGCCCGAGTGGCAGGCCAACATCGCCGAGTCGCTCGAGACCGAGTACCACCGCGGCGGCGTGCACTGGGAACGGATCGTCGACGAGACCGCGGATCTCACGCTCGGCTACGCGTTCGCCTTTATCCGGCGCCACAGCTTCTACGGTGGCCTGGGGGATGTGGAGACCGATCCCGCGGCGCCCGGCTTCGAGGCCGGTGCGCTCGATCCGGACGTGCCCGGCAGCCCGGCCGCGACCGCCTTCGACCAGTACGGCTACACCGTCAACCCACTGCACTACCTCGATGGTCAGTACACGCTGCGCCACGGCGCGCACGCGCTCGCGTTCGGGCTGCAGTACCGGCGCGAATCGGTGCGCGACGACCAGCGCGATGCGACCGGCACCACGTTGCGCCGCGGCGAGCGCGAGACGTTTTCCAACCTCGGCGCGTTCGTGCAGGACGAGTGGACGATCGCCGAGGACGTGGACCTGGTGCTGGGCGCGCGCCTGGACCGGCATTCGGCGCTCGACGACCCGATCCTCTCGCCGCGCATCGCGTTGGCCTGGCAGGCGCGCGATGCGGTGAAACTACGCGCCGGCGTCTCGACCGGTTTTCGCGCGCCGGAAGTGTTCAGTGAGGACCTGCACGTCGACACGCTCGGCGCCGAGCCGGTCCGTATCCGCAATGCCGAAGGCCTCGACGAGGAACGCGCGACGACCGCGATGCTGGGCATCGACTGGCGGCCGGTCGCGGCCAACGGGCGTTTGAGCTGGGACGCGACGGTCTCGGCAACGCGGCTGCGCGACACCTTCGTGCTCGGCGAGATCCGCGAGGACGCCGACGGCCTGTACCAGCTGCGCAGCAACGCCAGCGGCTCGCGGGTCGCCGGCTTCGAGAGCAACCTGGGCTGGCAGGCCTCGGACGACCTGAGCCTGAGCGCGGGGGTGGCGTGGTACCGCAATCGCTACGACGACGCGCAGGTGGTGTTCGACGACCGCGACGCGGGCGGCAGCACCGTGTTGGCGACGCGCGAGGCGCTCAAGTCGCCGCGCTGGGGCGGGCAGGCGCAACTGGTGTGGTCGCCATCGCCGCTGATCGACGCCTTCGTCGGCGTGAAGTACACCGGACGGATGCAGGCCTTGCACCACAACGCCGCCGCGCTGGTACGCACGCGCGACTTCTGGGTCGTCGACGTCGGTACGACCTGGCACCTGGGACGGGGCGCGCGTCACTGGGACCTGGCGCTGGGGCTGCGCAACTTGCTCGACCAGCGGCAGCGAGACCTGGAGACCGGTGCCGGCCGCGACAGCGACTACGTCTACGGACCCCGCTTCGCGCGGTCGGCGTATGCGAGCGCCCGCTTCAACTTCTGA
- the mntR gene encoding manganese-binding transcriptional regulator MntR, which translates to MVRTPPDRRTPGRPGPLLDADVQVESFRQVRNAHRSELTEDYVELISDLLADAGEARQVDIAARLGVAQPTVARTLKRLVRDGLVIQRPYRGVFLTDAGEALATASRERHHIVEAFLIALGVPEDIARRDSEGIEHHVSPETLAIFAEFTRNHGN; encoded by the coding sequence ATGGTCAGAACGCCGCCAGACCGCCGTACACCGGGCCGTCCCGGGCCCCTGCTCGATGCCGACGTCCAGGTCGAGAGCTTCCGCCAGGTCCGCAACGCGCACCGCTCCGAACTCACCGAGGACTACGTCGAGCTGATCTCCGATCTGCTCGCCGATGCTGGCGAGGCCCGCCAGGTCGACATCGCCGCGCGGCTGGGCGTGGCACAGCCCACGGTCGCGCGCACGCTCAAGCGGTTGGTCCGAGACGGCCTGGTGATCCAGCGGCCCTACCGCGGCGTGTTCCTGACCGACGCCGGCGAGGCGCTGGCGACGGCCAGCCGCGAGCGCCACCACATCGTCGAGGCCTTCCTGATCGCGCTCGGCGTGCCAGAGGACATCGCACGTCGCGATTCGGAGGGCATCGAGCATCACGTCAGCCCGGAAACGCTGGCGATCTTCGCCGAATTCACGCGAAATCACGGGAACTGA
- a CDS encoding methionine ABC transporter ATP-binding protein: MIRFEGIHKSYPVHGREVIALHPLDLTIQAGEVFGIVGHSGAGKSTLLRLINGLETPSGGSLTVDGQALGTLDGDGLRHLRRRVGMIFQHFNLLSARTVLDNIAFPLRLAGVPKAQARARAQDLLVRVGLEAHRDKYPAQLSGGQKQRVGVARALATEPKILLCDEATSALDPQTTASVLQLLDGINRELGLTIVLITHEMDVVRRVCDRVAVLDAGHLVESGPVAEVFLHPQHPTTRRFVAESEAIDEGALQEDIAHVDGRLLRLTFTGEETWQPLLGRVARETGIDYTILAGRIDRIKRLPYGQLTLAVTGAQSDEALRRFAQAGVHVEELPR, from the coding sequence GTGATCCGTTTCGAAGGCATCCACAAGTCCTACCCGGTGCACGGGCGCGAGGTCATCGCGCTGCATCCGCTCGACCTCACGATCCAGGCCGGCGAGGTGTTCGGCATCGTCGGGCATTCGGGCGCCGGCAAGTCGACACTCTTGCGGCTGATCAACGGCCTGGAGACACCCAGCGGCGGCTCGCTGACGGTCGACGGCCAGGCGCTTGGCACGCTCGACGGCGACGGCCTGCGGCACTTGCGCCGGCGCGTGGGCATGATCTTCCAGCACTTCAACCTGCTCTCTGCCCGGACCGTGCTGGACAACATCGCCTTCCCGCTGCGCCTGGCCGGCGTGCCGAAGGCGCAGGCGCGCGCCCGAGCGCAGGACCTGCTGGTGCGCGTCGGCCTGGAGGCGCACCGCGACAAGTACCCCGCGCAGCTGTCGGGCGGGCAGAAGCAGCGCGTCGGCGTGGCGCGCGCGCTGGCGACCGAGCCCAAGATCCTGCTGTGCGACGAGGCGACCAGCGCCCTCGACCCGCAGACCACCGCCTCGGTGCTGCAGCTGCTCGACGGCATCAACCGCGAGCTGGGCCTGACGATCGTGCTGATCACCCACGAGATGGATGTCGTGCGCCGGGTCTGCGACCGCGTCGCGGTGCTCGACGCCGGGCACCTGGTGGAGAGCGGTCCGGTCGCCGAGGTGTTCCTGCACCCCCAGCACCCGACCACGCGCCGCTTCGTCGCCGAATCCGAGGCGATCGACGAAGGCGCGCTGCAGGAGGACATCGCGCACGTGGACGGGCGCCTGCTCCGACTCACGTTCACCGGCGAGGAGACCTGGCAGCCGCTGCTGGGCCGTGTCGCGCGCGAGACCGGCATCGACTACACGATCCTGGCCGGGCGTATCGACCGCATCAAGCGCCTGCCCTACGGCCAGCTGACGCTGGCGGTGACCGGCGCCCAATCCGACGAGGCGCTGCGCCGGTTCGCGCAGGCCGGCGTGCACGTCGAGGAGCTACCGCGATGA
- a CDS encoding methionine ABC transporter permease — protein sequence MSTPLLPNVDAAKWGEIGQATVDTLLMLAGSLPLTLLIGLPLGVLLFLTGPRQLHARPALYGGLALVVNLLRSVPFIILMIVLIPITLKAMGTSLGVRGAILPLVVGAAPFYARLVETALREVERGVIEASLAMGATTRQLVLRVLLPEALPGLIAGATVTTIALIGFTAMGGAIGSGGLGDLAYRDGYLRSRTDVAVVTVVALLVMVQLLQMLGDRLVARFSRR from the coding sequence ATGAGCACCCCGCTGCTGCCCAATGTCGATGCCGCCAAGTGGGGCGAGATCGGCCAGGCGACGGTCGACACCTTGCTGATGCTCGCCGGCTCGCTGCCGCTGACGCTGCTGATCGGCCTGCCGCTGGGCGTATTGCTGTTCCTCACCGGCCCGCGCCAGCTGCATGCGCGCCCGGCTCTCTATGGCGGCCTGGCGCTGGTGGTGAACCTGCTGCGCTCGGTGCCCTTCATCATCCTGATGATCGTGCTGATCCCGATCACGCTCAAAGCGATGGGCACGTCGCTGGGCGTGCGCGGCGCGATCCTGCCGCTGGTGGTCGGTGCGGCGCCGTTCTATGCGCGGCTGGTGGAGACCGCGCTGCGCGAGGTCGAGCGCGGGGTCATCGAGGCCAGCCTGGCGATGGGCGCCACGACCCGGCAGCTGGTGCTGCGGGTGTTGCTGCCCGAGGCGCTGCCGGGGCTGATCGCCGGCGCGACGGTGACCACGATCGCGCTGATCGGCTTCACCGCGATGGGCGGCGCGATCGGCTCGGGTGGCCTGGGCGATCTGGCCTACCGCGACGGCTACCTGCGCTCGCGCACCGATGTGGCGGTGGTGACCGTGGTCGCGCTGCTGGTCATGGTGCAGCTACTGCAGATGCTTGGCGACCGGCTGGTGGCGCGCTTCAGCCGCCGCTGA